The ANME-2 cluster archaeon DNA segment GATCTCAAGGCACTGGAGACCTTATCCAGTTCATCCGCAATTATATTGCGGGCCGAACTGGCCTTTTTCCCCATCTCTTCCTGGAATGCTTCCCTTTCTTCACTGGATGTCTTCTCTACCACATCACTGGTAACTCCATAAGCAAGGGCGCCCAGTGAGATTAACATATCACCAAAACTTTTTGTAACATTCCTAATGTTATGCTCCAGTGGCTGGGAAGAACCCTTACTTTCAATGTCCTTTAGTGCTTTCTTAATATCACCGTACTTTTTATCTGCAAAGGCTTCCCACTCAGTTGTATCTTGAGGTTCTTGCTCCGACATATTTATCGCCATATGAACTATTGTCATCCCATGGATATTAATATTGCTAAAAAAGGTGAATAAGTTTTGAAGATCAATCCAAGATGTGCCCATTGTCTACTATCGAGAGTACATTACCAGGCTCTCTTGAGTACACAAAATCCACAAATCGTGAACAAGGCCGTGATGGCAGCACTGGACGCCCTGCACCAGACATTCAAGCCCAGTGAGCCATCCTCAAAGGTATCCACAATAGTTCACCGCAGGTCATACGAGGCACTTGGCGATCCTGACCCATATAATGAAAAGAAGATACTGAGCAGGGAGATAGCTGTAGGCTTGATGCCACTGGTCCGGTCGCTTGTGGGTGACAGGATATCAGTGGAAGGGTTCAGGCGTGCATCCCTGGCAGCTGCTATTGGTAATAGTTTTGATTTTGGTGTGGATGGGTTCGATGTAAGGGAAGACGATTTTGAAGCTGAGTTTAAGAAAATGTTCAACAAAGGGCTTGATGTAGATGATATTGAGATGATGGTGCCTCTACTGGATAATGTAGTGTATTTAGTAGATAACAGCGGGGAGATCCTGCTTGATACTTTGGTTATCGAACAAATACGGGGCATGGGTGGCAAAGTGACACTCGTGGTGCGCGGGGCACCAATTCTTAATGATGCAACAATGGAGGATGTAGAGATACACGGCATAGGCGAAGTGGTTAACAGGGTACTGACCACTGGTTCCAATGCTATTGGTGTGTGTCTGGATGAGGCACCTCCAGAACTTGTGGAGGCTCTTGAAGACGCAACCCTCATCATCAGCAAGGGTATGGCAAATTACGAGACAATGTCAGAATACGGGTACAGTCCCATTGCATACATGCTCAGGACAAAATGCCAAGTAGTTGCAGATGAGATGGGGCTGGATATGGGGATGCTTGTAGCAAGGCTTGTAGTATAATACGTGATATATGGGATACAACATGTAAGATACAACATTGTGGGATACAACATCTGAGACACTACAAAAATACTACACAAAATTTTTCTATGATGAGCAAGAACAATTTATCCACATATGACTGTTGTTAATTATATAATTGATAATAGATTGGTGAATAGACTAACCTCTAACCGTAAATGGCTTGATTCCTATATCCCATCAATAGCAGGGCGTGTCAAAGAGCAAGGGATTGACGTGGTCTTTGACAAAGACTCGGATTATGACCTGATGCATATACATATTCCAATGGTCCTGGCCTACCGCGTGTCTTGTAAAAACAATAACGGCAATAACGCCCCCATCATATTCCACGGTCACATGACCGAAGATACATTTGTGGTAGGTGGAAAGACAAAATATTTTGTACGGAAATGGCTCAAAAACTTAGCAAATAAGGCTGATATAATCTTATGTCCGTCCCAGTACGCCGCACAATATTATCGCCAGTTACTGCCTGGAAAGGATGTCAGGCAGTTGAATTACGGTATCGATCTCGGGAAGTATGCATATTCAGATCAGGACAGGCAGGCATTCAGGCAAGAGTATGGTATCGGAGATAATGAGACGGTAGTGTGTTCTGTTGGCGGTCTGACACTAAGGAAAGGTGTGAGTGAATTCAGTGAGGTAGCCAGCTGTTTTCCTGATATGCGCTTTATGTGGGTTGGCGGCAGTTTCCATAACAAACAGAGTGTTAAGAGTCTTTACGGCATAATCTCGAAGGAGAATAACACAATCATGAAAGATATGCCATCTAATGTTATGTTTACCGGCTATATCAATAACGTGCCAGGTGCCCTGTCTGCCAGTGATATTTTCTTCTTCCCTTCCAGGCATGAGACCCAGGGCCTGGCCCTTGTAGAGGCAGCAGCTAACAGACGGCCTATTGTGACCAGGGACTTGCCTGTATTCAGGGAATGGCTGACCCACGGGTGTGACTGCCTGATGGGCAGTAGTGAAGAAGAGTTTAATGTCTGCATCCGGCAGTTGATAGATGACCCTGCCCTGATGAGAAGGCTGGGCAGTGCAGCCAGGAGGTCTGCCGAGAAGTACCATGATATTGATATGACATCCAAACGGCTGGGGCAGATATACAATGAGCTGCTGGAAATGTGATGAATACTTTCACCCTGCTTACCCCAGGTTTATATTTATCTAAATAGTATTACCATTGTAAAACTGTGCACCAATACGAAATATACCCAGTGCACCAGGAGATATAAAATGGATGAAAAAATCACTTTGATTGAAGACCTGCCAGGAGTAGGGCCGGCTACAGCAGAGAAATTGAGGGACGCGGGATTCAATTCCATAGAGGCCATAGCAGTGGCATCACCTGCAGACCTGTCAGTGACCGCAGAAGTGGGAGAAGCAACTGCTGCCAAGATCATCATAGCTGCAAGGAGTGCGGCAGATGTGGGCGGTTTTGAGACAGGGGACAGGGTCATGGAGCGCAGGAAACTGGTAGGCAAGCTCACGACCGGGTGCGAGGCATTTGATGAGCTGATGGGCGGCGGTATCGAGACCCAGGCCATTACCGAGTTCTACGGGGAGTTCGGCTGCGGCAAGACCCAGATTACTCATCATCTTGCTGTAAATGTGCAGCTCCCGGAGGAGCACGGTGGTCTGGACGGCTCAGTGATAATGATCGATACTGAGAATACCTTCAGGCCCGAGAGGATTGCCCAGATGGTAGAGGGGACATCCCACCGCACTGGTGAGGAACTGGACCCAGAGGAAATCCTTAACAATATCCATGTTGCACGGGCATATAATTCCAATCACCAGATACTGCTGGCAGAATCTGCCACACAACTGGCAGAGGAACTGAAAGACAGCGGCAAGCCCGTACGCCTGTTGATCGTTGATTCGCTTACAGCTCATTTCAGGGCAGAATATGTTGGCCGGGGCACCCTGGCAGACAGGCAGCAAAAACTGAACAAGCATATGCATGAACTGCTGAAGTTCGGTGACCTGTTCAATGCAGCTGTCGTTGTAACCAACCAGGTAATGTCCAAACCAGATGCATTTTTTGGCGACCCGACCAAACCCATAGGGGGCCATATTGTAGGTCATACTGCCACGTTCAGGTTGTACCTTCGCAAATCCAAAGGCGAGAAGCGTATAGCTCGCCTGGTGGATTCCCCGTGCCTGCCTGAAGGTGAAGCGGTTTTCTCAGTTACAGCAGAAGGACTGACAGATTGAAAGCATTAGTTATTGATATAGACGGAACACTGACCGATGAGCAGCGTCAGCTTGACTTAAGAGCCGCCGCTGCCATACGTGAGTTAACCGTACCTGTGATCCTTGCCAGCGGTAATGTGCTGGGCTTTGTAAAATGTGCCGCAAAACTCATCGGTACATCTGATATCATGATAGCAGAGAACGGCGGCGTGGTATCCATGGGATTTGACGGGCCGGTTCATATCAGCGGGGATAAGGCACGCTGCCGGGAAGTCCTTGGGATACTTGGGGAGCATTTTGACCTTGAGGAACTGGACGGTTTGGAAAGAAGATCAGAGTTGGCACTGCGGCGTGATTTTGATATAGATGCTGCCAGGCAAGTGTTGGTGGATGGGAATATCAGGGGTATAGAACTTGTGGACACAGGTTTTGCCGTCCACATAAAGACCGTGGATGTGAATAAGGGTACGGCACTGGTGGAGGTAGCAAAACTGATGGGACTCGACACCCGGGATATTGTTGCTATAGGGGATTCGGCCAATGATATTGAAATGATCAAAGCGGCTGGCCTGGGTGTGGCAGTGGAAAATGCTCATCCGGCCTTAAAAGATGCTGCTGATCTGGTAACTAATGCTAAGTATGGGGCAGGTGTGGTGGAAGCACTCAAGGACTTAAGACTGTACACATGGTAACTCTGGCTGTACGGTGCTGTACAAGGGCGCTTTGGATTGTGTCACATGACTTTATCCGAGATATACCAAACTTTAACTACTACCTGGAATTGTCGGCATATGGCAAACATTGAAAAAAAAAGAATATTCAATGCAGTAAACTTTTTATTAGGATATAGACAAGTAGATATTGTAACGTCTATGGAAGTGATTGGATTTGGCTAAATGGAAATACAGATCATTGGAATGGATTCATAAAGTAAGAGAAGAAAATTATGAAAAGACGAAGGGT contains these protein-coding regions:
- the radA gene encoding DNA repair and recombination protein RadA yields the protein MDEKITLIEDLPGVGPATAEKLRDAGFNSIEAIAVASPADLSVTAEVGEATAAKIIIAARSAADVGGFETGDRVMERRKLVGKLTTGCEAFDELMGGGIETQAITEFYGEFGCGKTQITHHLAVNVQLPEEHGGLDGSVIMIDTENTFRPERIAQMVEGTSHRTGEELDPEEILNNIHVARAYNSNHQILLAESATQLAEELKDSGKPVRLLIVDSLTAHFRAEYVGRGTLADRQQKLNKHMHELLKFGDLFNAAVVVTNQVMSKPDAFFGDPTKPIGGHIVGHTATFRLYLRKSKGEKRIARLVDSPCLPEGEAVFSVTAEGLTD
- a CDS encoding glycosyltransferase family 4 protein, giving the protein MNRLTSNRKWLDSYIPSIAGRVKEQGIDVVFDKDSDYDLMHIHIPMVLAYRVSCKNNNGNNAPIIFHGHMTEDTFVVGGKTKYFVRKWLKNLANKADIILCPSQYAAQYYRQLLPGKDVRQLNYGIDLGKYAYSDQDRQAFRQEYGIGDNETVVCSVGGLTLRKGVSEFSEVASCFPDMRFMWVGGSFHNKQSVKSLYGIISKENNTIMKDMPSNVMFTGYINNVPGALSASDIFFFPSRHETQGLALVEAAANRRPIVTRDLPVFREWLTHGCDCLMGSSEEEFNVCIRQLIDDPALMRRLGSAARRSAEKYHDIDMTSKRLGQIYNELLEM
- a CDS encoding phosphoglycolate phosphatase, with product MKALVIDIDGTLTDEQRQLDLRAAAAIRELTVPVILASGNVLGFVKCAAKLIGTSDIMIAENGGVVSMGFDGPVHISGDKARCREVLGILGEHFDLEELDGLERRSELALRRDFDIDAARQVLVDGNIRGIELVDTGFAVHIKTVDVNKGTALVEVAKLMGLDTRDIVAIGDSANDIEMIKAAGLGVAVENAHPALKDAADLVTNAKYGAGVVEALKDLRLYTW
- a CDS encoding DUF89 family protein, which encodes MKINPRCAHCLLSRVHYQALLSTQNPQIVNKAVMAALDALHQTFKPSEPSSKVSTIVHRRSYEALGDPDPYNEKKILSREIAVGLMPLVRSLVGDRISVEGFRRASLAAAIGNSFDFGVDGFDVREDDFEAEFKKMFNKGLDVDDIEMMVPLLDNVVYLVDNSGEILLDTLVIEQIRGMGGKVTLVVRGAPILNDATMEDVEIHGIGEVVNRVLTTGSNAIGVCLDEAPPELVEALEDATLIISKGMANYETMSEYGYSPIAYMLRTKCQVVADEMGLDMGMLVARLVV